In Deltaproteobacteria bacterium, a single window of DNA contains:
- a CDS encoding GGDEF domain-containing protein, which yields MDNVLLDILKLCRAIDERSAAIYAEFLSETSGPEADFWDSMADDERVHANYWKYMIELCEEGAVGKLFDDPDRVLAELVKIRPRIEELVFTRSRPSHAQERLSIACHLEFFMLHRSFISLFCYVDSISREGKKPARDYELHLEKFVDSIERYGGSPELKLSGDIILRMWTDNKNLVVQNNSDVLTGVYNRNGFFQTAMTLAFLAQRGGKSVAVLLLDADDFKQINDLMGHKAGDEALKILGAVLKKHTRHSDIVGRYGGEEFLVLLADITADGVKAVAEEIRAAVEKESAALSRPFTVSIGAVTGKLGTDVEKDLYALVAKADGLMYEAKGRGKNRVCMGS from the coding sequence ATGGATAACGTGCTTCTCGATATATTAAAGCTTTGCCGCGCCATAGACGAACGCTCTGCCGCCATATACGCCGAGTTCTTATCCGAGACCTCGGGGCCGGAGGCCGACTTCTGGGACTCCATGGCCGACGATGAACGCGTGCACGCAAATTATTGGAAGTACATGATAGAGCTTTGTGAAGAGGGGGCGGTTGGAAAGCTTTTCGATGACCCGGACAGGGTGCTTGCCGAGCTTGTGAAGATAAGGCCGCGCATAGAGGAGCTTGTTTTCACGCGTTCGCGTCCGTCGCATGCGCAGGAAAGGTTATCCATAGCGTGCCACCTCGAGTTCTTCATGTTGCACCGTTCTTTCATAAGCCTTTTCTGTTACGTGGATTCCATATCCCGGGAAGGAAAAAAGCCCGCGCGCGACTACGAGCTGCATCTTGAGAAGTTCGTCGACTCGATAGAGCGTTACGGCGGCTCTCCGGAACTAAAGCTTAGCGGCGACATAATACTCAGGATGTGGACCGACAACAAGAACCTGGTAGTGCAAAATAACAGCGACGTGCTGACGGGCGTGTATAATAGAAATGGGTTTTTCCAGACGGCCATGACCCTTGCCTTCCTTGCCCAGAGAGGCGGCAAAAGTGTGGCTGTGCTTTTGCTCGATGCCGATGATTTTAAGCAGATAAACGATCTTATGGGGCATAAGGCAGGGGATGAGGCCTTAAAGATCCTGGGCGCTGTGTTAAAGAAGCATACGCGCCATTCCGATATCGTCGGCAGATACGGCGGTGAGGAGTTCCTCGTACTTCTTGCCGATATAACAGCCGACGGGGTGAAGGCCGTTGCCGAGGAGATACGTGCTGCGGTTGAGAAGGAGAGTGCGGCCCTTTCAAGGCCGTTTACAGTGAGCATAGGGGCTGTGACAGGAAAGCTTGGAACGGATGTTGAGAAGGATTTATACGCCCTGGTTGCAAAGGCGGATGGCCTTATGTACGAGGCTAAGGGCAGGGGAAAAAATAGAGTATGTATGGGTAGTTAG